A single Macaca fascicularis isolate 582-1 chromosome 13, T2T-MFA8v1.1 DNA region contains:
- the ARID5A gene encoding AT-rich interactive domain-containing protein 5A isoform X1 has protein sequence MAAPVKGNRKQSAEGDILDPPASPKPVGEQNGSQNPIPLEDSPEAGGEREEEQEREEEQAFLVSLYKFMKERHTPIERVPHLGFKQINLWKIYKAVEKLGAYELVTGRRLWKNVYDELGGSPGSTSAATCTRRHYERLVLPYVRHLKGEDDKPLPTSKPRKQYKMAKENRGDDGATERPKKAKEERRMDQMMPGKTKADVADPAPLLSQEPPRNSTEQQGPASGSSVSFVGTSGCPEAYKRLLSSFYCKGTHGIMSPLAKKKLLAQVSKVEALQCQEEGCHHGAEPQASPAVHLPGSPQSPKGLTENSRHRLTSQEGLQSPGGSLREEAQAGPCPAAPIFTGCFHTHPTEVLKPVSQHPRDFFSRLKDGVLLGPPGKEGLSVKEPQLVWGGDANRPSAFHKGGSRKGVLYPKPKACWVSPMAKVPPESPTLPPTFPGSTGLGSKRSLEEEGAAHSGKRLRAVSPFLKEADAKKCGAKPAGSGLVSCLLGPALGPVPPEAYRGTMLHCPLNFTGTPGPLKGQAALPFSPLVIPAFPAHFLATAGPSPMAAGLMHFPPTSFDSALRHRLCPASSAWHAPPVTTYAAPHFFHLNTKL, from the exons ATGG CAGCTCCTGTCAAAGGGAACAGGAAGCAGTCCGCAGAGGGTGACATCCTAGATCCACCTGCATCCCCCAAACCTGTTGGCGAGCAGAACGGGAGCCAGAACCCCATCCCACTGGAG GACTCCCCCGAGGCAGGCGGGGAgcgggaggaggagcaggagcggGAGGAGGAGCAGGCCTTCCTGGTCAGCCTCTACAAGTTCATGAAGGAGCGACACACGCCCATCGAGAGGGTGCCCCATCTCGGCTTCAAGCAGA TTAACCTGTGGAAGATCTACAAGGCAGTGGAGAAGCTGGGGGCCTATGAGCTG GTGACCGGGCGCCGCCTCTGGAAGAACGTGTACGACGAGCTGGGGGGCAGCCCGGGCAGCACCAGCGCGGCCACGTGCACGCGCCGCCACTACGAGAG GCTGGTCCTGCCATATGTGCGGCACCTGAAGGGGGAGGATGACAAGCCGCTGCCCACCTCCAAGCCCAGGAAACAGTACAAGATGGCCAAGGAGAACAGGGGGGATGATGGGGCCACCGAGCGGCCGAAGAAGGCCAAGGAGGAGCGGCGCATGGACCAG ATGATGCCAGGAAAGACCAAAGCAGATGTTGCTGACCCAGCACCGCTTCTTAGCCAGGAGCCCCCCAGAAACAGTACAGAACAGCAGGGCCCGGCCTCTGGGTCTTCTGTGTCCTTTGTGGGTACCAGCGGCTGCCCTGAGGCCTACAAGCGGCTCCTATCCAGCTTCTACTGCAAGGGGACACACGGCATCATGTCACCACTGGCCAAAAAGAAGCTCCTGGCCCAGGTGAGCAAGGTGGAGGCCTTGCAGTGCCAGGAGGAGGGCTGTCACCATGGGGCGGAGCCCCAGGCGTCCCCAGCTGTTCACCTCCCAGGGAGTCCCCAGAGCCCCAAAGGGCTGACTGAGAATTCCAGGCACCGGCTGACCTCTCAGGAGGGATTGCAGTCCCCGGGTGGCAGCCTCAGGGAGGAGGCGCAGGCGGGCCCCTGCCCGGCAGCCCCCATCTTCACGGGCTGCTTCCACACCCACCCCACCGAGGTGCTGAAGCCTGTCAGCCAGCACCCCAGGGACTTCTTCTCCAGACTTAAAGATGGGGTGCTATTGGGGCCTCCTGGCAAAGAGGGGCTGTCAGTGAAAGAGCCCCAGCTGGTGTGGGGCGGGGACGCCAACCGCCCTTCTGCATTCCACAAAGGCGGCTCCAGAAAGGGCGTTCTCTACCCCAAGCCCAAAGCCTGCTGGGTGTCCCCCATGGCCAAGGTCCCACCCGAGAGCCCCACGCTCCCACCCACCTTTCCTGGTAGCACAGGCCTGGGCAGCAAGCGCAGCCTGGAGGAAGAGGGTGCTGCCCACAGTGGGAAGAGACTGCGGGCCGTGTCTCCCTTTCTTAAGGAGGCAGATGCCAAGAAATGTGGGGCCAAACCTGCGGGGTCCGGCCTGGTCTCCTGCCTTCTGGGCCCAGCCCTGGGGCCTGTGCCCCCAGAGGCCTACAGGGGCACCATGCTGCACTGCCCGCTGAACTTCACTGGCACCCCAGGCCCCTTGAAGGGCCAGGCTGCACTCCCCTTCAGCCCCCTGGTCATCCCAGCCTTCCCAGCCCACTTCCTGGCCACTGCGGGCCCCTCACCCATGGCCGCTGGCTTGATGCACTTCCCGCCCACGTCCTTCGACAGTGCTCTCCGCCACAGACTTTGCCCGGCCTCATCTgcctggcatgcaccaccagtcACAACCTATGCAGCGCCCCACTTCTTCCACCTCAACACCAAGCTGTAG
- the ARID5A gene encoding AT-rich interactive domain-containing protein 5A isoform X2, with the protein MAKENRGDDGATERPKKAKEERRMDQMMPGKTKADVADPAPLLSQEPPRNSTEQQGPASGSSVSFVGTSGCPEAYKRLLSSFYCKGTHGIMSPLAKKKLLAQVSKVEALQCQEEGCHHGAEPQASPAVHLPGSPQSPKGLTENSRHRLTSQEGLQSPGGSLREEAQAGPCPAAPIFTGCFHTHPTEVLKPVSQHPRDFFSRLKDGVLLGPPGKEGLSVKEPQLVWGGDANRPSAFHKGGSRKGVLYPKPKACWVSPMAKVPPESPTLPPTFPGSTGLGSKRSLEEEGAAHSGKRLRAVSPFLKEADAKKCGAKPAGSGLVSCLLGPALGPVPPEAYRGTMLHCPLNFTGTPGPLKGQAALPFSPLVIPAFPAHFLATAGPSPMAAGLMHFPPTSFDSALRHRLCPASSAWHAPPVTTYAAPHFFHLNTKL; encoded by the exons ATGGCCAAGGAGAACAGGGGGGATGATGGGGCCACCGAGCGGCCGAAGAAGGCCAAGGAGGAGCGGCGCATGGACCAG ATGATGCCAGGAAAGACCAAAGCAGATGTTGCTGACCCAGCACCGCTTCTTAGCCAGGAGCCCCCCAGAAACAGTACAGAACAGCAGGGCCCGGCCTCTGGGTCTTCTGTGTCCTTTGTGGGTACCAGCGGCTGCCCTGAGGCCTACAAGCGGCTCCTATCCAGCTTCTACTGCAAGGGGACACACGGCATCATGTCACCACTGGCCAAAAAGAAGCTCCTGGCCCAGGTGAGCAAGGTGGAGGCCTTGCAGTGCCAGGAGGAGGGCTGTCACCATGGGGCGGAGCCCCAGGCGTCCCCAGCTGTTCACCTCCCAGGGAGTCCCCAGAGCCCCAAAGGGCTGACTGAGAATTCCAGGCACCGGCTGACCTCTCAGGAGGGATTGCAGTCCCCGGGTGGCAGCCTCAGGGAGGAGGCGCAGGCGGGCCCCTGCCCGGCAGCCCCCATCTTCACGGGCTGCTTCCACACCCACCCCACCGAGGTGCTGAAGCCTGTCAGCCAGCACCCCAGGGACTTCTTCTCCAGACTTAAAGATGGGGTGCTATTGGGGCCTCCTGGCAAAGAGGGGCTGTCAGTGAAAGAGCCCCAGCTGGTGTGGGGCGGGGACGCCAACCGCCCTTCTGCATTCCACAAAGGCGGCTCCAGAAAGGGCGTTCTCTACCCCAAGCCCAAAGCCTGCTGGGTGTCCCCCATGGCCAAGGTCCCACCCGAGAGCCCCACGCTCCCACCCACCTTTCCTGGTAGCACAGGCCTGGGCAGCAAGCGCAGCCTGGAGGAAGAGGGTGCTGCCCACAGTGGGAAGAGACTGCGGGCCGTGTCTCCCTTTCTTAAGGAGGCAGATGCCAAGAAATGTGGGGCCAAACCTGCGGGGTCCGGCCTGGTCTCCTGCCTTCTGGGCCCAGCCCTGGGGCCTGTGCCCCCAGAGGCCTACAGGGGCACCATGCTGCACTGCCCGCTGAACTTCACTGGCACCCCAGGCCCCTTGAAGGGCCAGGCTGCACTCCCCTTCAGCCCCCTGGTCATCCCAGCCTTCCCAGCCCACTTCCTGGCCACTGCGGGCCCCTCACCCATGGCCGCTGGCTTGATGCACTTCCCGCCCACGTCCTTCGACAGTGCTCTCCGCCACAGACTTTGCCCGGCCTCATCTgcctggcatgcaccaccagtcACAACCTATGCAGCGCCCCACTTCTTCCACCTCAACACCAAGCTGTAG